The stretch of DNA GCAGGTTTTTCTTTTTTAGCTGCTTTTTGAGCCGTAAGCAGGTTGGTATTTGCCATCAAACCAATCAAGGTTAATAGCCAAATATAATGGAAGTTAAATGTTTTCATATCGTCTAATTTTGAATGGTTTAGAAGCTTTGATGAATTGTACTCATTTAGATTACCAGCATAAGTAAAATACAGTAAGGAGTATTGAAGCAATAATAGGATAAACAATCAAATGTCAACCTTGTAAGAAAAATTATGGTTTATGTAATTGTGCGTAATCAATATTGCGTTGTTACTTCAAGCTTTCCCTTCAAGCTTTTCTTGTGCATAACCATAGTAATCTTAACTCATCACCCTTTATGAAAAACTTATTGTTAAGCTCCTTGTCAATAGAGAAAGATTGCCCTAGGTAGAACAAAAACAGGCGATTATCTCTTCAAAGTACAAAAATCTCTTTAGAGATACAAAAAGTAGTCTGTATTTCACTTGTTTAGCCTAAATACAAAAAGGATTCCTAAAAGAAGATGTTTAGAAATTTTTAACAATATTGTGTCCTATTCGTCTGGTGAGCAATCCCACTGCATATTAGATAATTTGAACCAAGCACGGCGATAAGAAAAGTGCCACCATTCTGTCGTTACAGTCTTGAAACCGTGAAATTCTAGGGTGTTTCGCAATAACTGGCGATTGTCTAAGACCTGTTGGGGGAGATTTTTATTGGACCAATAAGCTTTTTTACCAAAATAATCGTACTCCGTACCCATTTCTAATTCTTCTCCATTTTCTAGATTAATAATGGTTAGGTCTAAAGCTCCTCCACGGCTATGCATTGATCCTCTAGATGGAGGAGAGACATAACGTGGATCAGGGACTTTTTTCCATAATTTGTACTGAGCGCTTTGTGGACGGTAACAATCAAACATTTTGAAGCCTAGATTTTGTTTTTCTAGTTCGTCTTGGGCTTTTAGTAAGGCTTTGGCTGTTGCCAATCTTAAATAGCATTTGGGGCAGTCATAAATTTGCAGCTTCATGAAATTGTTGGTTGTCGCATAGCGCAAATCCAAGACAATTTTGGGGTAAAGTTCTTTTAGGTTAACCCAGGTACTATCATTTAAATTAAAAATAGAGTCTAGTTCTTCTTCTGTTAGCGCAGTTGGTTGGGGAGGAGTAGAATCCAACAAAATACGATCTATTTGAGTGCTATCAATTAGATGAGTTGCCATTGGCGTGGGCGTGGTATTGGGGGATGAACAGGCAATACACAATAGAGTAATAGTCGTCCAGCTAAGAAGGAGTTTGTGTGCTGCAATTATAGTTTTCATA from Aureispira anguillae encodes:
- a CDS encoding M15 family metallopeptidase, which codes for MKTIIAAHKLLLSWTTITLLCIACSSPNTTPTPMATHLIDSTQIDRILLDSTPPQPTALTEEELDSIFNLNDSTWVNLKELYPKIVLDLRYATTNNFMKLQIYDCPKCYLRLATAKALLKAQDELEKQNLGFKMFDCYRPQSAQYKLWKKVPDPRYVSPPSRGSMHSRGGALDLTIINLENGEELEMGTEYDYFGKKAYWSNKNLPQQVLDNRQLLRNTLEFHGFKTVTTEWWHFSYRRAWFKLSNMQWDCSPDE